The following nucleotide sequence is from Ahniella affigens.
TCCAAGTACGGCATGCTCGATCGCCTGTGGGTCGGCATCAGCGACTTGCGTGGCGTCGCGTGGTTGATCAAACGCAGCAAACGTACGACCGCCAAGGAACTCTGAACATGTCCGACTTCTTCGCGTCCTGGGCGCACAACCTCAACATGTGGCTGGTTATCGGTATTTTCGGACAAGCGCTATTTGCGAGCCGCTTCATTGTGCAGTGGCTGTACTCCGAAAAGGCCAAGCGCGTGGTCGTGCCAACGATCTTTTGGTGGATCAGTTTGGCGGGCGGTTTGGTGCTGACCGCCTACGCCATCCACAAACGCGACCTCGTGTTCACCATGGGCCAGTTCTCCGGCCTCTTCATCTACAGCCGCAATCTGTGGATGCTGCATACGGCGAAGCGGCGGGAAGTGGTTACCGACTGATGCTTGGGCTACCGCCGGTGGCTGGCGGTCGGCCGCTGAATTGGTAGCGTTAGCGGGGCAATCTCGAACCCGCGGGATGGGGGCCGAAAGAGTCTTCAGTCGTCGCTTCGCGCGTTCTATGCTTGGTTCCCGATTTCCCGAGCTATGCCATGTCCGCATCGATCGGTCCGAGCCAACTGACCCAGCAACTAGAAGCCTGGCGCCAAGGCCAGGACGGTGCCCGCGACCGCTTGTTCGAGGTCGCCTATGCCGAATTACGGCGGATCGCGTTGGAACGCTTGTCGGCAATCTCAGGCCCGCCTTGCTTGTCCCCAACGGAACTCGTCAACGAAGCCGTCTTGCGCGTGCTTGGACAGGAGCCGTCCTGGCAGGACCGCGCTCACTTTTGTGCGTCGATGTCGCTCTACATGCGCGCGGTGCTGATCGACCATGTTCGCGCCCGGGATGCCGAAAAACGTGGCGGCGCGATCATGCACGTAACGTTGTCGCATGCTGATTCTGGCGAAGAGTCGATGATGGCGGACTTGTTGACCCTTGATCGCGCGTTGCAGGAGCTCGAGGGCCACGACCCGCGGGCGGCCGCAGTGCTGCATCTCGCGTACTTCGGTGGTCTTGACCGCAATGCGATTGCGGCGGTGCTTGCGGTCAATGTGCAGGTCGTGGATCGCGAACTTCGCTTTGCAAAGAGTTGGCTCAATTCGCGCCTGGAGACGAACTTGTGACGGAAGGAGCTGCTGCCGCCACGCCGTTGCTGAATCCGGCGCAGTACGCCCGGGTCAAGGCGCTGTTTTACGAGCTTGCTGAACAGTCCGTTGATGCAAAGCACCAGGCCGTAGCGGCACTGCACGATGACCCCATTGTACAGGCCGAGCTTCGGCGCCTGCTCGCGCATGCGGGCACCACGCTCAGCGCCGCGCCGTTGCATGCGGCCGTTACGGATGTCGCGCGCGCACCAACCACTGGCAGCACGCTCGGGGCCTATACCTTGCAAGAGGTGATCGGTGCCGGCGGCATGGGCAAAGTGTTTCGCGCTGAACGAAGCGATGGCCACTTTCAGCAGCAGGCGGCTGTCAAATTGCTGGGCGGCGTGCCGAGCGCCGCAGCACTGCGTACATTGGCCCGCGAGCGGCAGATTCTCGCGACGCTGACCCATCCAAACATCGCGCGTTTGTTGGATGGCGGCAGCACGCCGGGTGGCCAACCGTATCTCGTGATGGAGTATGTCGATGGTTTGCCTCTACTAGACTATTGTCAACGCCACCACGTGAGCCAGCAGGAACGCTTGAATCTGCTGCGCGAAATCTGCGCGGCGGTGGGTTTCGCGCATCAGCGTTTGGTTGTGCATTGCGATCTGAAGCCAAGCAATATACTCGTGATGCCGAATGGCCGGCCGATGCTGCTGGACTTCGGAATTTCGCGCCTGCTTGAAGACGCGGAGCTGCCGAACGCAGATTCGGAGCCACGCCTGTCAACGCCGCCGGGCACAACCCAGCTCAGCTACACACCGCGCTACGCGAGCCCGGAGCAGAAGGCTGGCAAGCGCGTCAGCACGGCGACTGACGTCTACAGTTTGGGGTTGCTCCTGGCCGAAACGCTGGACGCACCTTGGCCAGAATCTGAGTCGCTGCCGGATTTGAGTCGCCTGCCCATCGAGCTCGCCGCCATCATCAAGAAAGCGACTGCTGAGCAGCCGGAGCAACGCTACGCCAGCATCGAGCGACTGGCCGAGGATCTGCGGCGATACGCGTCTCATGAAGCGGTGCTAGCGTTGCCAGCACGCTTCTCCTACCTTGCACGCAAATGGCTATGGCGGCACTGGGTGCCCGTTTCGGTCGGTGCCCTATTCCTGATCGTGTTGAGCGGGTTCTCGTGGCAAATGCGAGCGGAGCGCGACTCGGCACAAGCCGCCGAGCGCGCGGCGCGGGCGGTCAAGGACTACATGGTGACGGTGTTTCAGGGGGCCGATCCGGAACAGGGAGGCCGGCGCGATCTACCTGTGTCGCAGTTTCTCGATGCGGGCCTGCATGGCTTGCAAGCATCTCTGCAGGATCAGCCGGCGACTCGCGCCGAACTTGCCACCATTCTCGGTTCGGTCTATCAAAACATCGGGCAGCGCCAGCAGGCTTTGGATTTGTACGATGAAGCGATCACTGTGGCCAAGGCCGGAAACATGCCCGCCGCACTCGGCGAAGCGCTGCATCGCAAAGCGTATTCGCTGTATGACATGGAAGACTTCGCAGCCGCCGTGCCATTGGCGCGCGACGCGCTGACGCTGCGCGCCCAGTTCGCGCCGAACAGCAGCGCGCATTTGGCAAGCTTGCGACTTCTGGGCTCGATCCTCAGCTATCAACGTGAAACTGTCGAGGCTGAAGCATTTCTGCAGGAGGCGCTGCAACGTGCCAACTCGCGATTCGGTGCCGATACTCTGGAGGCCGCGATGGCGCATTTGGACTTGGCCCGGCACGATGCTGCGCAAGAAGACCGAGGGGTATCGGTCTTGAATCACGCAACCATTGCCGGCAGCTTGTTCCGTCAACATCTTGGGCCAGATCACTTTCGCGTCGCGGACGCACTCGAAATGCATGTGATCGGACAATCGCAATCCGGCGAGCCTGCCCTGGCCATTCCCGATGCGGCGCTGCTTGTCGACTTGCGCCGCAAGCGGTTTGGCGAGTTGAGCTATCCGTACAGCTATGCGTTGCAAGTGCAAGGCGGCACGCTGCGTTGGGCTGGACACTATCGCGAGGCCATCGGGCCACTTGCGGCGAGTGTCGCGATCCATGACCAGTTGGACGGCCCAGGTTCGTTAGGCAGCAAAGTGCCGCTACATGGACTGGCCTTGGCGGAGGAGGCCGCTGGCTTGTCCGAACGCGCGATGGCAAGCTATCAGCGCCTGTTGCTGATTCAGCAGCAGGACCCCGCTAACGCCGGCGAATCAAACGCGGTATTGCAGTATGGGATCGCGCGCAACCA
It contains:
- a CDS encoding lipid-A-disaccharide synthase N-terminal domain-containing protein, producing the protein MSDFFASWAHNLNMWLVIGIFGQALFASRFIVQWLYSEKAKRVVVPTIFWWISLAGGLVLTAYAIHKRDLVFTMGQFSGLFIYSRNLWMLHTAKRREVVTD
- a CDS encoding ECF-type sigma factor encodes the protein MSASIGPSQLTQQLEAWRQGQDGARDRLFEVAYAELRRIALERLSAISGPPCLSPTELVNEAVLRVLGQEPSWQDRAHFCASMSLYMRAVLIDHVRARDAEKRGGAIMHVTLSHADSGEESMMADLLTLDRALQELEGHDPRAAAVLHLAYFGGLDRNAIAAVLAVNVQVVDRELRFAKSWLNSRLETNL
- a CDS encoding serine/threonine-protein kinase; translation: MTEGAAAATPLLNPAQYARVKALFYELAEQSVDAKHQAVAALHDDPIVQAELRRLLAHAGTTLSAAPLHAAVTDVARAPTTGSTLGAYTLQEVIGAGGMGKVFRAERSDGHFQQQAAVKLLGGVPSAAALRTLARERQILATLTHPNIARLLDGGSTPGGQPYLVMEYVDGLPLLDYCQRHHVSQQERLNLLREICAAVGFAHQRLVVHCDLKPSNILVMPNGRPMLLDFGISRLLEDAELPNADSEPRLSTPPGTTQLSYTPRYASPEQKAGKRVSTATDVYSLGLLLAETLDAPWPESESLPDLSRLPIELAAIIKKATAEQPEQRYASIERLAEDLRRYASHEAVLALPARFSYLARKWLWRHWVPVSVGALFLIVLSGFSWQMRAERDSAQAAERAARAVKDYMVTVFQGADPEQGGRRDLPVSQFLDAGLHGLQASLQDQPATRAELATILGSVYQNIGQRQQALDLYDEAITVAKAGNMPAALGEALHRKAYSLYDMEDFAAAVPLARDALTLRAQFAPNSSAHLASLRLLGSILSYQRETVEAEAFLQEALQRANSRFGADTLEAAMAHLDLARHDAAQEDRGVSVLNHATIAGSLFRQHLGPDHFRVADALEMHVIGQSQSGEPALAIPDAALLVDLRRKRFGELSYPYSYALQVQGGTLRWAGHYREAIGPLAASVAIHDQLDGPGSLGSKVPLHGLALAEEAAGLSERAMASYQRLLLIQQQDPANAGESNAVLQYGIARNQRFTSARLAAEQALSALLQQAHHDADFDPALLIDIRIDLAALARERRAFAEAQSHLDAIVDAATSTPGYFAERGQLALAEGKLEAAKADFDRALALATANDGADATSTRLLLINHVQWLQASGRASEARIQATDLRQELQALLAPDGRWMVLLEQLASKS